In Clostridium cagae, one genomic interval encodes:
- the gatC gene encoding Asp-tRNA(Asn)/Glu-tRNA(Gln) amidotransferase subunit GatC, producing MSVTKKDVEYVAELARLSFNEDEKESLASDLNQILNYVEKLQELDTEKEDIIVNPYYIENKFREDEITPSIKLEEVLENAPKTLEEYVLVPTIIREQ from the coding sequence ATGTCTGTTACTAAAAAAGACGTTGAATATGTTGCAGAACTTGCAAGATTAAGTTTTAATGAAGATGAAAAAGAAAGCTTAGCATCTGATTTAAATCAAATTTTAAATTATGTTGAAAAGCTTCAAGAGTTAGATACTGAAAAGGAAGATATAATAGTAAACCCTTATTATATTGAAAACAAATTTAGAGAAGATGAAATTACCCCTTCAATTAAATTAGAAGAGGTTTTAGAAAATGCGCCTAAAACATTAGAAGAATATGTTTTAGTTCCAACAATTATAAGAGAACAATAG